In a single window of the Nycticebus coucang isolate mNycCou1 chromosome 13, mNycCou1.pri, whole genome shotgun sequence genome:
- the LOC128563970 gene encoding centromere protein I-like, giving the protein MVAMFHFFDHKEQINLLYSFFFASLQDEALCSYVCHLLCLLTKKQNVKAFHVRKLLDLQAKMGMQPHLQALLLLYKFFAPTLISVSLPVRRKIYFKNSENLWKMALVAVRQRNQRPSPEPLKQMLGPTNVHPLKERWNSHPVIPVLNSNNYTKECGRKEINLSDCLGSNGSFPLEQLQSFPQLLKNIHCLELPSQMGSVLNNSLLLHYINCVRDESVSLRLYYWLSQTLQEKCIWYKANNYGHGKEFANFVDTIIRAGCFLQEGFYSCEAFLYKSVPLWDGHCFSHSSFSF; this is encoded by the coding sequence ATGGTTGCAATGTTTCACTTTTTTGATCACAAGGAGCAAATTAACTTGCTCTACAGCTTCTTTTTTGCTTCACTGCAAGATGAAGCCCTGTGCTCTTATGTCTGCCATTTGTTGTGTTTACTTACCAAAAAACAGAATGTCAAAGCATTTCACGTGAGAAAACTACTTGATCTTCAAGCCAAAATGGGAATGCAGCCTCATCtccaggctttgttgttgttgtataaGTTCTTTGCTCCTACCCTGATTTCTGTATCTTTGCCTGTAAGAAGGAAGATCTATTTTAAGAATTCAGAGAATCTTTGGAAGATGGCTCTGGTTGCTGTAAGGCAAAGAAACCAGCGACCTTCTCCAGAACCTCTAAAGCAGATGTTAGGTCCAACTAATGTTCATCCTCTAAAAGAAAGATGGAATTCACACCCAGTAATACCAGTGCTCAATTCTAATAACTACACTAAAGAATGTGGAAGAAAAGAGATTAATCTTTCTGACTGTTTGGGTAGCAATGGATCATTTCCACTAGAACAACTGCAAAGCTTTCCTCAGCTCTTAAAGAACATTCATTGCTTAGAGCTGCCTTCTCAGATGGGCTCAGTGCTAAACAACTCTCTGCTGCTTCACTATATTAATTGTGTCAGAGATGAGTCAGTTTCACTGAGACTCTATTACTGGTTGAGTCAAACATTACAAGAAAAATGCATTTGGTACAAAGCAAATAATTATGGACATGGAAAAGAATTTGCCAACTTCGTGGATACTATCATCAGGGCAGGGTGCTTCTTACAAGAGGGATTTTATTCCTGTGAAGCATTCCTGTATAAGAGTGTTCCTCTCTGGGATGGCCACTGTTTCAGTCACAGTTCTTTCAGCTTCTGA